The DNA segment GGAACCACCATCTCGGTCCTTGTTATTCTACAACCTGAACACCACTGTGATAATTGGATATCACCGTCCCTTAATTATTTTCAACCGACACGTATGAAGCTGCTTGTCCTTTCTTCCCTATTTTCTGTGTTGTTATGTGAAACTTCAATTGATGTTTTGAATTCTTCAACAGGTTACTGGCACCTCACATTTCATCTGGGATTTTTCTTGAAGTGTTCAAGTTATGGTTGAGAGGTTGCAAGATTATCGTTCTCGACGTACCTCTCTTGTTTGAAGCGAAGATGGACAAGTGGACTAACCCCATTATTGTGGTTTGGGTTGATCCCGAGACTCAGCTTCGACGACTCACGGGAAGAGATGGGACAACAGTCGAAGAGGCCAGCAGTAGGATTGGTTCTCAGATGTCTCTAGATTTGAAAAAGACCAAGGCGGGTATTGTGATCGACAACACGGGAAGTATAGACCAACTGAATGACAATTTCAGGGAAGTGTTGATGCAGGTAAAGAGACCTTTAACATGGACGGAATTTGCACTCTCTAGAGATGGAGCTATCGTGGCTTTTGTTTCTATTCTTTTTGGTGTCATCGTATGTAGGAAAGTGTTTAAGGCCCTTTAATTTGTGGGATTCTGTCaaacaaaatgaaaagaaaTCTCAAATAGCACATTGGGCAGCAGATCTTCAGTGATCTGTTCCAAGTTTCATGTATTAATTTGATTACTCTTACATAGTTTAATCTTCTTGTTATCAACTTAAGTATGcatgttttttaaaaactacAATGTGTTTGGATGTCTGAAAAATGGAATTTGGATTGGATTTAATTTACATTTAGATTTGGATTTGGAATTAgaattgaaatttaaattaatgaaATTTGAATTCCATTTCGGGGTGTGGCCAAAATTTAgaaatattttggaatttgatagcataaattttttaaaaaattaattattaaaataattttattgtttttataaaaTCAAATCCAATGAAATTCGAACTATTTTGTAAAGATTTTTACTAGTTAAATAAAATCTCATGAAATTTCGTTTTAAAATCTTACTTATCAAACGTTGAAATTGTATTATCAATTTCAAATCCCATCAAATTTCCTCTAATTTCATGATTCCAAACGCACCATAAATCTTCGATCAAAAAACATGTGGTGACATGGTTGCGTCAAATGGGAGTCTCATGTTTCAAAATGCAGTTCTTGAATAACATTGATTAGAAATATAACTTCAACGGATTTTGCAAGATTTAATCCAGACGTTATGTGTGGAAATTAATTATGAATTTTGGGAATAAAAAGGAATATATTGTTAGttattcaaatttaaatttaatttaaatatataaacaaaatgaaagaagTAATAAAATGAAATTAATAGTTAATGGgaaacaaaacaacaaaacaagtGGCGACAATTGAATGCGAATGGTAATTGGATAAGATCGAGTTCGACTATGGCTCTTACTATGATTTCTCAATGGCCGCAGCAGCAGCTCTGGCGCCGCCCTACCACCGCCGGAGTCAATTGCCCTGCTTCCTGCCGCCGGATTCCATCGTCACCGTAATATCTAGAGCATGGTTTCTCAGGCGACAAACACCATTGTCCTCTTCCATTTGGACCTCATCAAAGCATACGAGAACTTCTCCCGACACACTGATCCATTGCTCTCCTTCTCCCACTCCTCCATCTACTTCAGAGGAATCGAGTGTGCCCACAGCTGAATCTTGTGTCAACTTGGGTCTCTCACTTTTCGCCAAAGGACGGGTACTTTGAAATTCAACGCCAATTTAAGACGAAAAAAGATGATTAATTTTGTCCTAATGCATTTGTGTAGCAAATTATTCTTCTTTGTATATGTTGTGTACAAAGATGGTCGCATTGTCTTTGGTGTTTATGCTTTCTCGTGAGAATTGATATAGCTATTTCAAGTGAAAATAATATCTTAAATTTCAATGTTTGAATGCAATTTCTCGTTGATTTTCTGGGATTCTGTTTGAATATGAAAAGTAGCACAGTTAAAACTTGTATGACAGATAAGTATATGAAGCTTTCTCCGTAGCAATCTTGTGTATTGTTCTTTCCAGGTTAAAGATGCACTCACACAATTTGACACTGCTCTCACTTTGAATCCAAACCTCGAGGAAGCTCAAGCTGCCCTGTACAATAAAGCCTGCTGCCTTGCTTACAGGTAATTCAAGAATTTGTTCCATTTGTGCATTTGCTGCACTGTAAGCAGTGGAGGCGTACATGAAATTTCGGAGGGCATTCTGGTTGTCCCGTAAGGATTGAGATGACTCGCTATCTAAACAAGTGCCCTCTCCTAATTCTTGTATGCAACAAGTCGTTTAGTTATAAGAATTCAACAAGTTACTATCTACAAGTGATGCATGTACTAAATCTTGTGTTCTTGTTTACTGTTTGAGTTAGGGGGGAAGGAAAGAAAGCTGCCGATTGTTTGCGAACTGCATTGAGAGAATACAATCTAAAGTTTGGAACCATTCTTAATGATCCTGATTTAGCATCATTTCGAGCATTGCCTGAATTCAAAGAATTGCAGGAAGAGGTTTGCTTCCCAAATATGTCAGCCACCCGCCCCCCCTTCGACCAATCTATTTTGTGTCTGGCATCCTGTATCTTGATCTTTTTGTCTAAATTTTGTTTACAGGCTAGACTAGGCGGAGAAGATATAGGCTATGGTTTCCGGAGGGATCTTAAACTCATAAGTGAGGTCCAAGCGCCATTTCGTGGGGTTCGCAGATTTTTTTATGTAGCATTTACGGCAGCGGCTGGAATTTCTTTGTTATTCACCATACCTAGGCTATTCCTTGCAATTCAAGGTGGTGATGGTGCTCCTGGCCTCTGGGAAACCTCGGGAAATGCAGCAATAAATATTGGCGGTAAACACTGTCATTTTTCTAGAAATTGAGTGGATGTAATGAGATGTAGATAGTTGTATTAACAAATGGAAGAAGACTTGTTACTTAGTTGTCAACTAAGTTCTCATCTCAGTGTGGTACAGGTATTGTTGTTCTTGTGGCTTTATTTTTGTGGGACAACAAGAAAGAGGAGGAACAGATCGCACAGATTACAAGAGATGAAACTCTATCAAGGCTGCCCCTGTGCCTTTCAACAAACAGGATCGTGGAACTTGTGCAGCTACGAGACACAGCAAGGCCCGTTAGTGAAACTTCTTCTCTTACCCTTCATATACAGTTCTTGAGTTGCACTCATCTCTTGCAAATAATCATCAaatgtgttttttatttttaagacaAAGCTATGGTTCATAACCACGGTTGAGTTACTTTCTATAATTCCTAAGAATTGTGTTTCTTGATTTTTCCCTTTTCTGATCTTTTCATGATTTTTTCCCTTTTCTGATATTTTCATGATATTATAGCTGCCTATGAGCTGTAGGTTATTTTGGCTGGCAATAAAGAAACTGTTGCTTTGGCATTGAAGAAGGCCGAAAGGTTCCGAACTGAGCTTCTGAGTCGAGGGGTTATTCTGGTTCCTGTCATATGGGGTGAAGGGAAAGAACCGAAAATTGCAAAGAAAGGCTTTGGTCTTTCTCCCAAGGCAGGTGCATCTCTTCCATCTATTGGGGTAAGGTGCACAAAATTTGTGTGTATAATTTTCGCAAACCGTGGctagaacttcataaaattaTCTTTGATTTATGTGAAATCAGATATGTATGCGTTTGTGTTACCACACTCTTGCTATTACTTGAGCATATCTTGTAGAACAAAACATATGGTTGCTCGGCTTGTCTTATATTTCACAATAACTCAAACTTGTTGGTACAATCTGCTGGTTTTTTGGCAGGAAGAATTTGATAACAGAACCCAATCCGTAGTAGCGAAATCAAAACTCAAAGCTGAGATTCGATTCAAGGCAGAAGTGGTATCACCGGTTGAATGGGAAAGGTTGATAGACGACATTGACCTTAAATTCATTTTCTTTATTTCCTATACAcaaaaatgtatatataaagATTATAATTCGTCACCAGGATAAGGTTGCCTCTTTATTTTCTCATTACCAGGTGGATCAGAGATCAACAGAAATCTGAAGGCATAACTCCCGGTGAAGATGTTTACGTAGTTCTTCGTCTAGATGGACGTGTTCGAAAATCTGGACGGGTTAGATCATCCCTCTGTTGATTTTAACTTGAAAGAATTTGACTGATTCCACAATTACATAATTTCCATTTTTTTCTATTAATTCTACAAAGATCAAGCTAATATTGCCATCTTCTTACGAGATTAGACGACTCTGTGATGAGAATTGCCTCTCATTATTCTGTCTGCAGGGGATGCCTGATTGGCAAGAAATTGTGAAGGAGCTGCCACCCATGGAAGCATTTTTGAGCAAGATTGAAAGATAGAAGAGTGCTATTGAATTGAACTAAAGGATACTTTTCATTTGTTAGAATATTTATGCTTAATATCCATCTTTTTTTGGTTACCTCATCTGAATTTTTATAGCATGAAATAAAGTACAAATATAGTAGAGTGCTTGTGATCCGATGGATGTTTTTGAGACCAAAAGAGCCCAATGGAGATAAAGCCTTCTGAGAAACAGTTCATTATGAGTTAATTAATAgaattagaaaaattattttaattaaataaatttaatttgatctgaatttgataaatatatatattttaattttttttaagaaataagTGGTGGGCCCAACCCGCCATAACCGACTTCAAAATATAACCTAAAAGTTTTTGGCTCAGCTTTCAAGTTGGGTGTGGGTGCATGGGTTGTTTATATAATTAACTGTTAGCCCAATAGATTAAATTCAACGTGAGATCATGCATTTTAGATAAACAAAAGATaccattatttatatttaaaaaaatgttattaATAACAttctaattaaatttaatgattagaAAGATCGCTTTATAAAACTTTCTTTGTATAATAAATTTTGGTATTATCTTTCAAATACATTGTAAATCAACAACTAAAATTTCagtattctaaaaaaaaaattaccaggttaaaaataaaacaacaaaaaatttattttgattttaatatatataatttatatgttGCGCAAATTTTAGTAGTGTAGATATACGAAACAAAGTTGCATTGggatataaaaaatttttaaaagcaaGAGTGACGTATGTGGGTTGGTTGAGCAGTATGTATCAACATAAACATTTTAGTAGTGTATATACTAGCTAGTAGTATATATATTACCGATCGAGAGAAGAATAAATGATGTGGTAAAATACAAAATGCACAAGAAACTCATAATTTTTTATGAACGTATAAAACACAGATAACATTATGCATATAATAATTAAAGAAATTAAGGAAGCTTCTACAAGCAACAtggaagaaaaataaaaaggtaCGTACGTAAAACatgtatataataataataataataataaaaataataataataataataataataataataataataataataataataatttagtgCATGTATTACATTAGGTGATGATATATTCAAGTTTGAACTACCAAATTTCTTCCACATTTTGCATGGAAATAGTGACGGAAAACAAGCTAGGGAATCCGATTCCCTAAAAGATCATATTAAGACGTTATAATGATCTCATGCACGGAAATGGATGTGTACGTGCTTAATTAAATTGGTCTATAAAATTCACACAAGTCCCGGAGTTTCAAGTCATGAAAGGatggaaaattaaataaaatgtaaaatttTGAATGAGGAAAGTTGATTGTGACTTTAGACGTGCAATGTTAAGTCAAGGATGCCTCGGCTCACTTAACAAATCAGACGTGTAGTGTGTGGTCGGATAACATCTCGGCTTCCCTACCAAATCAAACGTGTAGTGTGTGGTTGGGAGACATCTCGGCTTTCCTACCAAATCAGAGTGGCAATGTGGAGCCAGAAGGACTCGGTTTTCTTTACTGCATAGTACTGTAGTCATTGATCGATAAAAAAAAGGGTCACAATCgagaaataaatttaatttgatctgaaattgataaatatatattttaattttttaaaaaaataagtggCGGGCCCAACCCGCCATAACCGATTTCAAAATATAAACTAAAAGTTTTTGGCCCAGCTTTCAAGTTGGGTGTGGATGCATGGGTTGTTTGAATATTTAACCGTCAGCTAGATTAAACTCAATGTGAGATCTCAAATGAAAATATGAAACATGTCTTCTAGATAAACAAAAGATaccagtatttatatttaaaaaaatattaataataacattctaattaaatttaaagattagaaaaatttctttataaATCCTTCTTGTATAATAAATTTtggatttatttttcaaatacactataaatcaacaactaaaattttagtattctaaaaaaaaatttactaggAGATTGTATcagttaaaaataaaacaacaaaaaatttattttgattttaatatatataatttatatgttGCGCAAATATTAGTAGTTTAGATATACGAAACAAAGTTGCATTgggataaaaaattttaaaatcaagagTGATGTACGTGGGTTTGTTGAGCAGTATGTATCAACATAAACATTTTAGTAGTGTATATACTagctaataatatatatattactgaTCGAGAGTAGAATAAATGATgtgctaaaataaaaaaatgcacaagaaaatcataattttttatgaACATATAAAACACAGATAACATTTTGCATATAATAATTAAAGAAATTAAGGAAGCCTCTACAAGAAACatgcaagaaaaataaaaaggtaCGTAcgtaaaacatatatatatttatatatataataattcagTGCATGTGTTACATTAGGTGATGATATAATCAAGTTTGAACTACCAAATTTCTTCCACATTTTGGATGGAAATAATGACGGAAAACAAGCTAGGGAATCCGATTCCCTAAAAGATCAGATTAAGACGTTATAATGATCTCATGAATGGAAATGGAAGTGTACGTGATTAATTAAATTGGTCTATAAaattcacacaagtaatggagtTTCAAGTCATGAAAGgatgaaaatttaaattaaatattaattttgaatGAGAAAAGTTGATTGTGACTTTAGACGTGCAATATTgggtcgggggatgcctcggctCACTTGACAAATCAGACGTGTAGTTTATGGTCGGGAGACATCTCGGCTTTCCTACCAAATCAAACATGTAGTGTGTGGTCGAAAGACATCTCGGATTCCCTACCAAATCAGAGTGGCAATGTGGAGCCATAAAGAACTCGGTTTCCTTGCCGGCATAATActattgatcgatcaaaacaaaaAGGGTCACAatcgaaaaataaatttaatttgatttgaaactgataaatatatatattttaattttttaagaaataaGTGGCGGGCCCAACCCGCCACAACCGACTTCAAAATATAACCTAAAAATTTTTTGCCCAGCTTTCAAGTTGGGTATGGATGCATGAGTTATTTGTATAATTAACTGTCAGCCCAATAGATTAAACCCAATATAAGATCTCAAATGAGAATATGAAACATGCCTTCTAGATAAACAAAAGATaccaatatttatattttaaaaaatgttaatAATAACAttctaattaaatttaaagattagAAAGATcgctttataaatattttgtgacgacccgagttctaatctctcaataaacattaatcaacaataatagacaacaatcaatgtctaaacaaaagaataaaaattttttttttttttttaaaaatgaattgccctgcgcacgcgcgggcatcgctcctcgcgcgcgcgccggccaatgagCCCGAGGTCTCAAGggctggctcgcgcgcgcgcgagtactagctcgcccgtgcgcaggctactgcaccagaaaaaaaagtgctcagctgctgtcaaaaactgTGTTCATGCATCCCTTTGATTTAAGATCATCTCCTACCAAGGTATAGACATGGTATAGTCAATAGCAACATCTATCATGCTATACAAGGAATACAATTAGATCACTCCAAGGCCTTAAAACATAACCAAGATGCATCAAGATACACAAGAAGCTATATACAATTCAAGTTCAAGATACATCATAATGTTTTCAAAGGATTTACAACATCTCACATGTTCTAAATACAATAACAAGATCATAATATCATCATCAACAAGTCTTGATACCATAATTATAACATGATTATGTTCAAGGCTCAAATatacatcatgacagctcatacaactcatctaactcggatcatcacgctatattcTCTCATCACttgttcttcaattttgctTTTGTCCGgatccactccctcctattgcaatgacacataaaacaaaacaatagccggataactccggtgagaaatagatttcccagtaaaagcgtctaaacatgcataacaaatatatatcaaaatcatgatataaagaaaagcaatgcatgttttcaaaacaaggttcatttcgtcattcgtcggttgggatcccgagaagtagatatcataactaatccaccgactctcccaatcgaggtggggttacttatcttgcttctctagactttgaagcaatcatatatgcaaatcagacgctaggctaaaacaaccacccaggccatacatatacgattccacaaatcgtctattcgaacgtttccgttcatttcaaatcaaggaataagtcttcaagatgaatgcaacatatatcatcatcaaggcattcataacatcaaaaacttattcaacaactcaaatgaaaacacataagagcaattaagcaaacaagtatgtgatttaggggaactcgatacaaaccatctcgagttgtaatcccaatcaattaatagtccacttttacctttcaaatatggtgtttaggatgtcttcgaacttgtcaaagtctgtacaagatcaatcaccaaaaactcatctcaaaatctgctcaaattcaatccaaacttcaacaagacttcaaggcaaactctaccaaccttgttctatcttcAATCGGTTTCGGAGTCAACGTTCTCGAGTTTACATGCCCTGTTTATGCGCCGAAAACATAGCATACAACCCAAGGAAGCATTAGCTAATAATCCAGCAACATCTAAgttcaagaacaatagcaaattgcttcaaatcaagagttcgacggcatatcggtataactcggcgattccgaacatatctacaacatttctaacatgtatatcagctgttgaagct comes from the Henckelia pumila isolate YLH828 chromosome 1, ASM3356847v2, whole genome shotgun sequence genome and includes:
- the LOC140893717 gene encoding protein LOW PSII ACCUMULATION 1, chloroplastic isoform X1 translates to MAAAAALAPPYHRRSQLPCFLPPDSIVTVISRAWFLRRQTPLSSSIWTSSKHTRTSPDTLIHCSPSPTPPSTSEESSVPTAESCVNLGLSLFAKGRVKDALTQFDTALTLNPNLEEAQAALYNKACCLAYRGEGKKAADCLRTALREYNLKFGTILNDPDLASFRALPEFKELQEEVCFPNMSATRPPFDQSILCLASCILIFLSKFCLQARLGGEDIGYGFRRDLKLISEVQAPFRGVRRFFYVAFTAAAGISLLFTIPRLFLAIQGGDGAPGLWETSGNAAINIGGIVVLVALFLWDNKKEEEQIAQITRDETLSRLPLCLSTNRIVELVQLRDTARPVILAGNKETVALALKKAERFRTELLSRGVILVPVIWGEGKEPKIAKKGFGLSPKAGASLPSIGEEFDNRTQSVVAKSKLKAEIRFKAEVVSPVEWERWIRDQQKSEGITPGEDVYVVLRLDGRVRKSGRGMPDWQEIVKELPPMEAFLSKIER
- the LOC140893717 gene encoding protein LOW PSII ACCUMULATION 1, chloroplastic isoform X2, with translation MAAAAALAPPYHRRSQLPCFLPPDSIVTVISRAWFLRRQTPLSSSIWTSSKHTRTSPDTLIHCSPSPTPPSTSEESSVPTAESCVNLGLSLFAKGRVKDALTQFDTALTLNPNLEEAQAALYNKACCLAYRGEGKKAADCLRTALREYNLKFGTILNDPDLASFRALPEFKELQEEARLGGEDIGYGFRRDLKLISEVQAPFRGVRRFFYVAFTAAAGISLLFTIPRLFLAIQGGDGAPGLWETSGNAAINIGGIVVLVALFLWDNKKEEEQIAQITRDETLSRLPLCLSTNRIVELVQLRDTARPVILAGNKETVALALKKAERFRTELLSRGVILVPVIWGEGKEPKIAKKGFGLSPKAGASLPSIGEEFDNRTQSVVAKSKLKAEIRFKAEVVSPVEWERWIRDQQKSEGITPGEDVYVVLRLDGRVRKSGRGMPDWQEIVKELPPMEAFLSKIER
- the LOC140875217 gene encoding dephospho-CoA kinase; the encoded protein is MRIVGLTGGIGSGKSTISNLFKAHGIPVVDADIVARNVLKKGTSGWRKIVAAFGDEILLPNGEVDRPKLGQIVFNNSYMRQLLNRLLAPHISSGIFLEVFKLWLRGCKIIVLDVPLLFEAKMDKWTNPIIVVWVDPETQLRRLTGRDGTTVEEASSRIGSQMSLDLKKTKAGIVIDNTGSIDQLNDNFREVLMQVKRPLTWTEFALSRDGAIVAFVSILFGVIVCRKVFKAL